A window from Opitutia bacterium ISCC 52 encodes these proteins:
- the malQ gene encoding 4-alpha-glucanotransferase yields the protein MVKILPLFNWLTERGTGVLLHPTCFPGDQGVGTLDHSARLFIDFLEKSGITHWQVCPLGPTGFGDSPYQTFSAFAGNPYLIDLKIMVGIGLLSDADLEPFRFMPSSRTDFGLLYQTKWLVLQKAFHSFQEQAPKHKLTEEFNSFRIKQEKWLKPFGLFMALKEKFEGRSWLEWPNAFRSFKSLSDKDLELEVIKSAESHEFYQFLFFKQWSELKQYANGKGIQIIGDIPIFVSLDSVDVWCDPEYFQIDKKTGKPKAMAGCPPDYFAKDGQFWGNPLYEWKAMKADGYSWWIDRFESSFQLYDVVRIDHFRGFEAYWSIPAKAKTAAEGKWVKGPGLAVFKAIKEKLPKAKIIAEDLGHITPEVSDLLADTGLPGMAVLQFAFGGSSDNFYLPHNLKENSVIYPGTHDNDTSISWYETSGDVIQDHVRRYYDVDGQNVGWDFIRSCYRSVSKLAVIPLQDLMSLDGSARMNEPGNALGNWQWRYQTWQLEALMNESSDYLASLAKLNGR from the coding sequence ATTGTGAAGATTCTCCCATTATTTAATTGGCTTACAGAACGAGGAACTGGTGTTCTTCTTCACCCAACTTGTTTTCCAGGAGACCAAGGTGTTGGTACCCTGGATCATTCTGCCCGACTGTTCATAGATTTTCTTGAAAAATCCGGCATTACGCATTGGCAAGTTTGCCCACTCGGTCCGACTGGATTTGGCGACTCACCCTATCAAACATTTTCCGCTTTTGCGGGTAATCCTTATTTGATCGATCTCAAGATAATGGTGGGCATTGGATTGTTAAGCGATGCGGACCTTGAGCCCTTTAGGTTTATGCCAAGCAGTCGAACTGACTTTGGCCTACTCTATCAAACTAAATGGTTAGTCCTACAGAAAGCTTTTCATTCATTTCAGGAACAAGCTCCTAAACATAAACTCACTGAAGAATTCAATTCGTTCAGAATTAAACAGGAGAAATGGCTCAAGCCTTTCGGGTTGTTCATGGCGCTTAAGGAGAAATTTGAAGGTCGTAGTTGGCTCGAATGGCCTAATGCTTTTCGATCATTTAAATCGTTATCTGATAAAGATCTAGAACTAGAAGTTATTAAATCGGCAGAATCACATGAATTCTACCAGTTTTTATTTTTCAAACAATGGTCAGAGCTAAAGCAATATGCCAATGGTAAGGGTATTCAAATCATTGGAGACATACCAATTTTTGTATCTTTAGACAGTGTCGACGTATGGTGTGACCCAGAGTATTTTCAAATAGATAAAAAGACAGGAAAACCCAAAGCTATGGCAGGTTGTCCTCCAGACTATTTCGCGAAAGATGGTCAGTTTTGGGGAAATCCACTATATGAGTGGAAAGCAATGAAGGCTGATGGATATTCTTGGTGGATTGATCGCTTTGAGTCTTCCTTTCAATTGTATGATGTCGTTCGGATTGATCACTTTCGTGGGTTTGAAGCGTATTGGTCAATTCCTGCTAAAGCAAAAACAGCAGCTGAGGGGAAATGGGTCAAAGGGCCTGGGCTTGCCGTCTTTAAGGCGATCAAAGAAAAGCTCCCCAAAGCTAAGATAATTGCCGAAGATTTGGGTCATATAACTCCTGAAGTCTCTGACCTGTTGGCGGATACCGGCCTTCCTGGTATGGCAGTTCTTCAGTTTGCTTTTGGCGGCAGTAGTGACAACTTTTACCTGCCGCATAATCTAAAGGAGAATAGTGTCATTTATCCAGGTACCCATGATAATGATACGTCGATAAGTTGGTACGAAACCTCCGGTGATGTTATCCAGGATCACGTGCGCAGATATTATGATGTCGACGGCCAGAATGTCGGTTGGGATTTCATCAGATCCTGTTATCGTTCAGTTTCGAAATTGGCTGTCATCCCACTTCAAGATCTCATGAGTCTTGATGGCTCTGCGCGAATGAACGAACCGGGTAATGCCCTTGGTAATTGGCAATGGCGATATCAGACCTGGCAACTGGAGGCCTTGATGAATGAGAGCTCAGATTATTTGGCAAGCTTAGCCAAGCTGAACGGTCGCTGA
- a CDS encoding alpha/beta fold hydrolase: MQSEYPFDQNEASVGDCHLNYVDEGQGRAVVMLHGNPTWSFYYRNVIKSLRGNFRCLALDHMGCGLSDKPQDYPYNLKQHIENAVRWIEGLDLEFFDLIVHDWGGAIGMGVAMALPEKVRKIVILNTAAFYLPRIPKRIALCRIPLLGDLIVRGFNGFAGSAVSMAVKKPLTSIEKDGYLLPYNNWKNRVATLRFVQDIPTDTSDETFKLLSEIEAFLPQLINKPILLGWGIKDFCFNDLFLEKWKNIFPNAKVLSYPNSGHYILDDERDSLIPEISSFLTK, from the coding sequence ATTCAGTCCGAATATCCCTTCGATCAAAACGAGGCGTCTGTTGGTGATTGTCACCTGAACTATGTTGACGAAGGCCAAGGACGAGCGGTCGTTATGCTTCACGGGAATCCGACTTGGTCATTTTATTACCGAAATGTAATCAAATCTTTGCGTGGCAATTTCCGATGCTTGGCTTTGGATCACATGGGATGCGGATTATCCGATAAGCCTCAAGATTATCCCTATAATCTTAAGCAACACATTGAAAATGCGGTAAGATGGATTGAGGGGCTGGACTTAGAATTTTTCGACCTGATCGTCCATGATTGGGGCGGGGCCATTGGCATGGGCGTAGCAATGGCGTTGCCAGAGAAAGTAAGGAAAATTGTTATTTTAAACACCGCCGCGTTCTATTTACCACGCATTCCCAAACGCATCGCCCTGTGTCGCATCCCCTTGTTGGGTGATTTAATCGTCAGGGGCTTTAACGGATTCGCGGGATCAGCTGTCAGCATGGCAGTCAAGAAACCGCTGACCAGTATAGAAAAAGACGGTTATCTGTTGCCGTATAATAACTGGAAAAACCGGGTCGCTACTTTGCGATTCGTCCAGGATATTCCTACCGATACCAGTGACGAAACTTTCAAGCTGTTATCTGAAATCGAAGCCTTTTTACCTCAACTAATAAATAAACCCATTTTGCTTGGTTGGGGCATTAAAGATTTTTGCTTCAACGATCTATTTCTCGAGAAATGGAAAAACATTTTCCCAAATGCGAAGGTATTGTCTTACCCGAATTCTGGGCACTACATTCTGGATGATGAAAGAGATTCGCTGATACCCGAAATCTCCTCATTCCTGACTAAATAA
- a CDS encoding 3-oxoacyl-ACP synthase III, which yields MRFSNVVIESIAYDTPPEVLSSEAIEEELSETYERLRLPKGRLELMTGIQERRFYPVETMPSSISAAAGKVALANSRFDTDSFDLVAHAAVCRDKMEPATASYVHGLLEMSPKAQIWDLSNACLGFLNALTLVGSMIESGQLERALVCSGENGKSLMDWTLGELKKPEQTRKSVKPYFANLTIGGGGVAAVLCRKVLAPETPQLLGGSVRTDSASNLLCEGGASGQGELQMLTDSEELLKAGIQLAQTTWRAFLEENEWDAGDIDRFICHQVGSAHRRQLFEALNLNLDKDYITYPSWGNVGSVSCPLTLAKAVEDKAVQVGDKVALLGIGSGLSSLMLAIQF from the coding sequence ATGCGTTTTAGCAATGTAGTCATTGAGAGTATCGCCTATGATACGCCGCCAGAAGTTCTGAGCTCGGAAGCGATTGAAGAAGAGCTGAGCGAAACTTACGAAAGATTACGGCTTCCCAAGGGACGCCTGGAATTAATGACGGGCATCCAGGAAAGACGTTTTTACCCGGTAGAAACCATGCCATCAAGCATCAGCGCAGCTGCTGGAAAGGTTGCATTGGCAAACAGTCGTTTTGACACAGATAGTTTCGACCTGGTTGCGCATGCGGCTGTCTGCCGTGACAAAATGGAGCCAGCAACCGCATCTTATGTGCATGGATTACTTGAAATGAGCCCCAAAGCCCAAATCTGGGACTTGTCCAATGCCTGTCTGGGGTTTCTAAATGCACTGACCTTGGTTGGCTCTATGATTGAATCAGGCCAACTCGAGAGAGCCTTGGTTTGTTCTGGTGAAAACGGAAAGTCGCTCATGGATTGGACGCTTGGTGAGCTAAAAAAACCAGAGCAAACCCGGAAATCTGTTAAGCCTTATTTTGCAAATTTAACAATCGGTGGCGGCGGTGTAGCTGCTGTTCTTTGCAGAAAGGTCCTGGCTCCTGAAACTCCACAGCTGCTTGGTGGTAGCGTTAGAACCGATTCCGCAAGTAATTTACTTTGTGAAGGCGGAGCTTCAGGACAGGGAGAGCTTCAAATGCTAACTGATTCGGAAGAGCTTCTAAAGGCCGGAATTCAATTGGCCCAAACAACCTGGAGGGCATTTCTGGAAGAAAATGAATGGGATGCTGGAGATATCGATCGTTTTATATGCCATCAGGTAGGTTCAGCTCATCGAAGACAGTTATTTGAGGCCTTGAATTTAAACCTGGATAAAGACTACATCACTTATCCTTCATGGGGCAATGTAGGTTCGGTATCATGTCCTCTAACTTTAGCAAAAGCAGTTGAAGATAAAGCGGTGCAAGTTGGCGATAAAGTCGCGCTTCTTGGAATTGGCAGTGGATTGAGCAGCTTGATGTTAGCCATTCAGTTTTAG
- a CDS encoding SDR family oxidoreductase produces the protein MSFLNLEGRVILVMGVANRKSVAFHIAKTLEEEGATVIYSVRSEARKESLNKLLHGKPVYICDVENKEEIDALAEAVTKDFPDLNGIVHSIAFANYSEGIKPFHETKREDFLQATQISCFSIVEVVNAFKSNLTDDASILAIGISSHRVTAENYGYMSPIKAALDGAMRYLAKSFSSSTNVRFNTVNPSLLKTSASAGIPGYLESYLYSEKITFRGRAVQTQEVANAGVFLLSPSSSGINGGNIKVDAGMDCNYFDKDVVRLAMRPERPES, from the coding sequence ATGAGCTTTTTAAACTTAGAAGGCCGGGTAATCCTGGTAATGGGTGTGGCCAACCGGAAATCAGTAGCTTTCCATATTGCAAAAACCCTGGAAGAGGAGGGTGCTACGGTCATTTATAGCGTTAGATCGGAAGCCAGAAAAGAAAGCCTCAACAAACTCCTCCATGGTAAACCGGTTTATATATGCGACGTTGAAAACAAAGAGGAAATAGATGCTTTAGCAGAAGCTGTCACAAAGGACTTCCCCGATCTTAATGGAATTGTGCATTCCATTGCTTTCGCCAATTACAGTGAAGGCATAAAACCTTTCCATGAGACAAAAAGAGAAGACTTTCTTCAAGCGACTCAAATATCATGCTTTAGCATTGTTGAAGTCGTAAATGCGTTTAAGTCAAACCTAACAGATGACGCCTCCATTCTTGCGATTGGCATATCCTCACATCGAGTCACTGCTGAAAACTATGGCTATATGTCTCCCATAAAGGCAGCGCTCGATGGTGCCATGCGGTATCTGGCAAAATCATTCAGCTCATCGACAAACGTACGATTCAATACTGTAAATCCGAGCTTATTAAAGACGAGTGCTTCAGCGGGCATTCCGGGATACCTGGAGAGCTATTTGTATTCAGAAAAAATTACATTCAGGGGTAGGGCAGTCCAGACTCAGGAAGTGGCAAATGCTGGAGTTTTTTTACTGAGCCCAAGCTCAAGCGGTATCAATGGAGGCAATATAAAAGTCGATGCCGGCATGGATTGTAATTACTTCGACAAGGACGTGGTGAGGCTTGCGATGCGTCCGGAGAGACCGGAATCCTGA
- a CDS encoding beta-hydroxyacyl-ACP dehydratase translates to MSSDEVLRAIPHRPPFLFVDEVVEMREDGAITQFTVREDLDFFQGHYPGNPIMPGVIICEAVFQSAAVFLVQKYSGDYEGKQVTPVLGKIMNARFREMVRPGDVLTIEVSIKEKMGMFFICKGVVKNGDKRSLNLEYTLALVEGD, encoded by the coding sequence ATGTCATCCGACGAAGTATTAAGAGCCATTCCACATAGACCACCCTTTCTATTTGTAGATGAGGTTGTTGAAATGCGAGAGGATGGTGCCATCACTCAGTTTACAGTTCGCGAAGACCTCGACTTTTTTCAAGGACACTACCCGGGAAACCCTATCATGCCTGGTGTGATCATCTGCGAGGCAGTTTTTCAAAGCGCTGCTGTATTTTTAGTACAGAAGTATTCTGGAGATTACGAAGGCAAACAAGTCACTCCTGTTTTAGGCAAGATTATGAACGCTAGATTCCGCGAGATGGTTCGACCGGGTGATGTTTTGACAATCGAGGTGAGCATAAAAGAAAAGATGGGGATGTTCTTCATCTGCAAAGGAGTCGTGAAGAATGGAGACAAACGGTCGCTGAACCTTGAATACACGCTCGCTCTAGTTGAAGGAGATTAA
- a CDS encoding NAD(P)-binding protein has translation MAKDWLEGVEDEYDAVVIGSGLGGLSGANYLAKNGHRVLLLEHHYQYGGLATWFKRPGRHIFDISLHGFPIGMKKSCRKYWTKEIADMIVQLKNVRFINPQFNIWTTFDRVDFTDKLVNHFGVDRDHVEGFYDHLRGMDFFDQDDRTTGDLFEEFFPGRKDVHRLLMEPITYANGSTLNDPAITYGIVFSNFMSKGVFTFKCGTDVLINKMVEEMKSNGVELRKNVLVEKIEVAGEGDEKHITGVVLRSRKSEETRFIRTKSVLSNANIVGTIKGLVGEEHFSEDYLNEVEPVRINSSSCQIYIGIKEGETIPDIGDLVFTSESEEFSSDELVDFNTTSRTFSVYYPDTRPELGRTTIVTSINATFEDWDKLSDEEYEFHKNRIIEESVVALEKYIPDARSKISHLEAATPKTVESYTRHPLGTSFGTKFEGLPVSMNLPDQIAGLHHAGSVGIIMSGWLGAINYGIITANKMDKFLYNLNKEAVNSAAV, from the coding sequence ATGGCAAAAGACTGGTTAGAAGGTGTTGAAGACGAATACGATGCAGTCGTAATCGGTAGCGGTTTGGGCGGCTTGTCCGGCGCTAACTACCTCGCTAAAAATGGGCATCGAGTGCTACTGCTCGAGCACCATTATCAATATGGTGGATTAGCGACATGGTTTAAACGCCCTGGTAGACACATTTTCGATATTTCGCTTCATGGGTTTCCGATCGGCATGAAAAAATCATGCCGAAAATATTGGACCAAGGAAATCGCTGACATGATCGTTCAGCTCAAGAATGTGCGATTCATTAATCCGCAATTCAATATTTGGACCACCTTTGATCGTGTTGATTTCACAGACAAATTGGTGAATCATTTCGGAGTCGATCGAGACCATGTAGAAGGATTCTACGATCACCTCAGAGGAATGGACTTCTTTGATCAGGACGATCGAACGACGGGCGATTTGTTTGAAGAATTCTTCCCTGGACGGAAAGATGTACATCGCTTGTTGATGGAACCCATTACCTACGCAAATGGATCAACGCTTAACGATCCGGCGATCACCTACGGTATTGTCTTCTCCAACTTCATGAGCAAAGGCGTTTTCACATTTAAATGTGGAACCGACGTACTCATAAATAAGATGGTCGAAGAAATGAAGTCGAACGGTGTCGAATTAAGAAAAAATGTCCTGGTTGAAAAAATCGAAGTAGCAGGGGAAGGCGATGAAAAGCACATTACTGGCGTGGTGCTTCGCTCACGAAAAAGCGAAGAGACACGTTTCATTCGCACCAAATCAGTCCTTTCTAATGCAAATATCGTTGGGACGATAAAAGGTCTAGTTGGGGAAGAGCACTTTTCTGAAGATTACCTGAACGAAGTTGAACCTGTTCGAATAAATAGCAGCTCATGCCAGATCTATATTGGCATAAAAGAAGGAGAGACAATTCCAGATATAGGAGATCTCGTCTTTACTTCAGAAAGCGAAGAATTCAGTAGCGATGAACTTGTGGATTTTAATACCACGAGTCGTACTTTTTCAGTTTACTATCCTGATACCCGACCGGAACTCGGTCGAACAACCATCGTCACTTCCATTAACGCCACTTTTGAAGACTGGGATAAACTCAGTGACGAAGAATATGAATTCCATAAGAATCGCATCATAGAGGAATCCGTCGTAGCATTGGAAAAATATATCCCAGATGCGCGTAGTAAAATTAGCCACCTTGAAGCTGCGACTCCAAAAACGGTGGAGAGCTACACTCGCCATCCATTGGGCACCAGTTTTGGAACTAAATTTGAAGGACTGCCTGTCTCGATGAATTTACCAGACCAAATTGCAGGCCTTCATCATGCAGGTTCCGTAGGCATTATCATGTCAGGCTGGCTAGGTGCTATAAATTACGGAATTATCACGGCCAACAAAATGGACAAATTTCTCTATAACCTAAATAAGGAAGCGGTTAATTCCGCTGCCGTTTAA